A portion of the Bulleidia sp. zg-1006 genome contains these proteins:
- the lgt gene encoding prolipoprotein diacylglyceryl transferase yields MYNNWFKIGSVTIHGYGVMIALGILAAFWMAERLAKRFHLETNKIDNLIFLCVIVGFIGAKALFILTDLKSFMANPIAVLGSQGFVVYGGIIAGALVGYLYCRHHHLDFFTYFNVLAPCIALAQALGRIGCFLAGCCYGIPTDAWYGVTFPADSLGPGANVKVIPTELISSLGNFIIFAILYYVLTRTKESNKTGAWYLILYGFGRFMIEFIRGDLIRGSVGILSTSQFISLFVVIGGIALLVFENKRKVVIG; encoded by the coding sequence ATGTATAATAACTGGTTTAAAATTGGATCAGTGACCATTCATGGCTATGGTGTCATGATTGCGTTAGGTATTCTAGCAGCCTTCTGGATGGCAGAAAGATTGGCGAAACGATTTCATCTGGAAACGAATAAGATTGATAATTTAATTTTTTTGTGTGTCATTGTGGGCTTTATTGGGGCGAAAGCTTTATTTATCTTAACGGATTTAAAGAGTTTTATGGCTAATCCAATTGCCGTTCTCGGTTCACAAGGATTTGTGGTGTATGGGGGTATTATTGCAGGTGCTTTGGTGGGTTACTTGTATTGTCGTCATCATCATTTAGATTTTTTCACTTATTTTAATGTATTGGCTCCATGTATTGCTTTAGCTCAAGCATTGGGTCGTATTGGCTGTTTCTTGGCGGGATGTTGCTATGGAATACCAACAGATGCTTGGTATGGTGTAACTTTCCCGGCCGATTCTTTAGGTCCCGGGGCAAATGTAAAGGTTATTCCAACAGAATTGATTTCTTCTTTAGGAAATTTCATTATTTTCGCTATTTTATACTATGTTCTAACTAGGACAAAAGAATCCAATAAGACAGGAGCTTGGTATCTTATTTTGTACGGCTTTGGTCGCTTTATGATTGAATTTATCCGTGGCGATTTGATTCGTGGTAGTGTTGGTATCTTATCTACTTCACAATTTATTAGTTTATTTGTAGTGATAGGTGGAATTGCCCTATTGGTATTTGAAAACAAAAGAAAGGTGGTTATTGGATGA
- the rpiB gene encoding ribose 5-phosphate isomerase B, which translates to MKIGIAGDHSAVELKKELIDYLSKKGYELINYGTDTTQSVDYPNYGETLGKAVMAGEVERGIAICGTGIGIGIACNKVEGIRCGICSDPYSARMACLHNNAQIIAFGARVVGDELAKMIVDTFLETEFEGGRHQRRVDLLNQIR; encoded by the coding sequence ATGAAAATTGGGATTGCCGGCGATCATAGTGCTGTAGAATTAAAAAAAGAGCTTATTGATTATCTAAGTAAAAAAGGATATGAGCTTATCAATTATGGTACTGATACAACTCAATCCGTTGACTATCCAAACTATGGTGAAACATTAGGAAAGGCAGTTATGGCTGGTGAAGTAGAGCGTGGTATTGCGATTTGTGGAACCGGCATTGGTATTGGCATTGCTTGTAATAAAGTAGAAGGTATTCGCTGTGGTATTTGCAGTGATCCTTATTCAGCTAGGATGGCCTGTTTACATAATAATGCTCAAATTATTGCTTTTGGAGCAAGGGTGGTTGGAGATGAGTTGGCTAAGATGATTGTAGATACTTTCTTAGAAACAGAGTTTGAAGGTGGTCGTCACCAAAGAAGAGTGGATTTATTGAATCAAATTCGTTGA
- a CDS encoding FAD-dependent oxidoreductase, with protein sequence MKFKKIMAISVALAMLLTGCSGSSTNQAKKVEKKQADVVVIGAGAAGLSAALSAQQGGAKVILLEKAASVGGVSKFAGGVMGINSKAQKESGVAGTFSAKDVTKSWQDYNAWMSDGSLFYNIASRSGETIDWLQENGLPFTFMGTEQASHKDGYQTYHIFKDQTKKLSYFQGLAKNFQAKGGEILMETPATKLETKDDAMTGVVAKAKDGTEYSISTKSVVLATGGFGANKDVIKEKVGFPLETFTTGTQTGDGARMSQEIGAGVGKTIQQYHGVTSYSGIQTGTGKDEIAKAIYLSTSVWINQRGSRFCPEDLNYDTALSSNAAATQGEYYYSILSEEMVSKLEKGGSKALGIEEVVKYEPTVPLFDVNKPWTEFRKALDEGVSKKTVFKGNTVEELAKAMTIDAETLAKTIKAYNTDAKAGKDTVFGKDKKYMQSLGDGPFYAVKARPVSLGGIGGVLVNASQQVIKENGTVIRGLYAAGNEIAEQYNNSYPLVEGVSMMFALVGGRMAGQQAAKYVGNSK encoded by the coding sequence ATGAAATTCAAAAAAATAATGGCAATTTCGGTTGCCTTGGCAATGTTACTGACAGGTTGTTCCGGTTCTTCCACAAACCAAGCTAAAAAAGTCGAAAAGAAACAAGCAGATGTTGTGGTTATTGGTGCAGGTGCTGCCGGCTTAAGTGCCGCATTATCAGCTCAACAAGGTGGAGCTAAGGTAATCTTATTAGAAAAGGCGGCTTCTGTAGGTGGTGTTTCAAAATTTGCGGGTGGAGTTATGGGAATTAATTCCAAAGCTCAAAAAGAATCCGGTGTTGCTGGTACTTTTAGTGCAAAAGATGTCACAAAGTCTTGGCAAGATTATAACGCTTGGATGAGTGATGGTAGTTTATTCTATAATATCGCTAGTCGTTCCGGCGAAACAATTGATTGGTTGCAAGAAAATGGCTTACCATTCACATTTATGGGAACGGAGCAAGCTTCGCATAAAGATGGGTATCAAACCTATCATATTTTTAAAGATCAAACTAAAAAATTAAGTTATTTCCAAGGCTTAGCGAAGAATTTTCAAGCGAAAGGTGGTGAAATCTTAATGGAAACACCAGCCACAAAGCTAGAAACAAAAGACGATGCGATGACAGGTGTTGTAGCCAAAGCAAAAGATGGTACAGAATATTCCATTTCAACAAAGTCCGTTGTTTTAGCAACGGGGGGCTTTGGTGCTAACAAAGATGTGATTAAAGAAAAAGTTGGTTTTCCATTAGAAACATTCACAACTGGAACACAAACCGGAGACGGTGCTCGTATGTCCCAAGAAATTGGGGCAGGTGTTGGTAAAACCATTCAACAATACCATGGTGTTACTTCTTATTCCGGCATCCAAACAGGAACTGGTAAGGATGAAATTGCGAAAGCTATTTACTTATCCACTTCTGTGTGGATTAATCAAAGAGGATCTCGTTTCTGCCCTGAAGATTTGAACTATGATACAGCTTTAAGTTCTAACGCAGCAGCCACGCAAGGGGAATACTACTATTCCATTCTTAGTGAAGAAATGGTTTCTAAGCTAGAAAAAGGTGGCTCAAAAGCATTGGGTATTGAGGAAGTTGTAAAATACGAACCAACAGTTCCTTTATTTGATGTGAATAAGCCATGGACTGAATTTAGAAAAGCTTTGGATGAAGGTGTTTCTAAAAAGACCGTTTTTAAAGGAAATACAGTTGAAGAATTAGCGAAGGCAATGACTATTGATGCTGAAACCTTAGCAAAAACGATTAAAGCTTACAACACTGATGCAAAGGCGGGTAAGGATACTGTCTTTGGTAAGGACAAGAAGTATATGCAAAGCTTAGGTGATGGTCCTTTCTACGCTGTTAAAGCTCGTCCTGTTTCTCTTGGTGGTATTGGCGGTGTCTTAGTCAATGCAAGTCAACAAGTTATCAAGGAAAATGGTACGGTTATCAGGGGTTTGTATGCGGCAGGGAATGAAATTGCTGAACAATACAACAACTCCTATCCATTAGTGGAAGGTGTATCCATGATGTTTGCTTTAGTAGGCGGACGCATGGCTGGTCAACAAGCGGCGAAGTACGTAGGGAACTCGAAATAG
- a CDS encoding CdaR family transcriptional regulator has translation MDVFELVYQCETLEAYINAVAKEIQCPMWLMDEYFQVLAISNYKNASQYLKRIQESATWLEVLDQWNNTLSNRSLEEEYQSFEDYFFHVQTYALDVRQGKKRIGRLTIMNVDGVPIPSSVLKQIVQGASIYLRKQKEQLPFSSKEYYLYQLLHRSSDVTPNKLPWHRSYRLWLVEMVENNSNAQAYLWNWLKQIPEPKIAYVQQEQALILSNQSIVLEKEMISGSSFYYDDLQYLPEAYQQASFALSKRKHILHFEDVYWEFIYQSLNEKYNGQAFILPSLWRMKHYDNQYHSDYCQTLEAYIQGNYSKSECARLLKLHLNTVKYRFKQMEELFGLDLKKEEPLLELSLRFMHYQEKNQDD, from the coding sequence ATGGATGTATTTGAACTTGTTTATCAATGTGAAACGCTTGAGGCTTATATCAATGCGGTTGCTAAAGAAATCCAATGTCCAATGTGGCTGATGGATGAATATTTTCAAGTATTAGCGATATCTAACTATAAAAACGCTAGTCAATATCTCAAAAGGATACAAGAAAGTGCCACTTGGCTAGAAGTGCTGGATCAATGGAATAATACTTTATCCAATCGTAGCTTAGAAGAAGAGTACCAATCCTTTGAAGATTATTTTTTTCATGTGCAAACCTATGCTCTGGATGTTCGCCAAGGGAAGAAACGGATTGGTCGTTTAACGATTATGAATGTAGATGGTGTTCCTATTCCATCCTCTGTTTTAAAACAAATTGTACAAGGAGCCTCGATTTATCTTCGCAAACAAAAAGAACAACTTCCTTTTTCTTCAAAAGAATATTATTTATATCAATTGCTCCATCGCTCTTCAGATGTTACACCGAATAAATTACCTTGGCATCGTTCTTATCGTTTATGGTTAGTGGAGATGGTTGAGAACAATAGTAATGCCCAAGCGTATTTATGGAATTGGTTGAAGCAAATTCCTGAACCGAAGATTGCCTATGTGCAACAAGAACAAGCTCTTATTTTAAGCAACCAATCAATTGTTTTGGAAAAGGAAATGATTTCCGGATCTTCTTTTTATTACGATGATTTACAGTATTTGCCAGAAGCGTATCAGCAAGCCTCTTTCGCTCTTTCTAAAAGGAAACATATTCTCCATTTTGAAGATGTGTATTGGGAATTTATTTATCAAAGCTTGAATGAAAAATATAATGGTCAGGCTTTTATTCTTCCATCATTATGGCGAATGAAACATTATGACAACCAATACCACAGTGACTATTGTCAAACCTTAGAGGCTTATATTCAAGGCAATTATTCTAAAAGTGAATGTGCTCGGCTATTAAAGCTTCATTTAAATACTGTTAAATACCGCTTCAAACAAATGGAAGAACTGTTTGGGCTGGATTTAAAGAAAGAAGAGCCCTTGTTAGAGCTTAGTTTACGATTTATGCACTATCAAGAAAAAAACCAAGATGATTAG